A region from the Halococcus salifodinae DSM 8989 genome encodes:
- a CDS encoding PGF-CTERM sorting domain-containing protein, translating into MTAHFRSTAIFITLLVVLSTVVAGGGVVGAQTSEDANGTNATAETGVDLPPADDVYVEDNGDAVLAYEEAANGTQANYGLNVSEGLFHALVASDVEGSDDLAANVTAVMTGENVTGNGTLEAARPETLSNLSVNATGVQNDENARSDVSAAATVTGENIARSVPIERAGITGDVTTTGSTFDADLAANAQLTQPLGQPQHQSYEITEGNGTYTLNVSQERPVLGASASQWETREQAKRTLESQYVALAESMNGSADLTIDSYSFTQSESGRSQLDIEYSVTYQGIERAVADQLVSSLTSAEDVDLNRSEARNVSQRLRNLTVNELSVRYDQRQGSIEAGMSADLDNYDGAVLAALDVAEATDMQALNAGTMAGMNTAGVGSMPANTETTPTTSNVTSSNATATNAAATSAASFNQSLERFRKQFEAQQAANLTRTSTFTANVTKNSPQALSVDLDSQSRTENWGAYVGELEDRDIETSDLEYELHAATEGERVNVTAAVSVSGENLLKQATNQMLNSSTGPQAGQTREYVTAFREAGFRKGQMDVSVEDGRMQLETGAAFENMTALRDALVTLEGGQNVQSVVGQTENGTTTSYVRVEGAVPTLEGGQNVQSVVGQTENGTTTSYVRVEGAVPENASESQVRELGYVGEDTSVHLPNAWDRTIPSTNTSQANEYLGLTGASSGLTGPGFGVVVAVIALLAGALVAVRRR; encoded by the coding sequence ATGACAGCGCATTTCCGGTCGACAGCGATCTTCATTACCCTTCTGGTCGTACTGAGCACCGTCGTCGCCGGTGGGGGTGTGGTCGGCGCACAGACCTCAGAGGACGCGAACGGGACGAACGCCACGGCCGAGACGGGTGTCGATCTCCCACCGGCCGACGACGTCTACGTCGAAGACAACGGTGACGCCGTCCTCGCCTACGAGGAGGCGGCGAACGGCACGCAGGCGAACTACGGCCTGAACGTCAGCGAGGGGCTGTTCCACGCGCTCGTCGCGAGTGATGTCGAGGGCTCTGACGATCTCGCCGCCAACGTCACGGCGGTCATGACCGGCGAGAACGTCACCGGCAACGGGACGCTGGAGGCGGCCCGTCCCGAGACGCTCTCGAACCTCTCGGTGAACGCGACCGGCGTGCAGAATGACGAGAACGCGCGCTCGGACGTCTCCGCCGCGGCGACCGTCACCGGCGAGAACATCGCCCGTTCGGTGCCCATCGAGCGTGCGGGGATCACCGGCGACGTCACGACCACGGGCTCGACGTTCGACGCCGACCTCGCGGCGAACGCTCAGTTGACCCAACCGCTGGGGCAGCCCCAACATCAGTCCTACGAGATCACCGAGGGCAACGGCACGTACACGCTGAACGTCTCCCAGGAGCGGCCGGTTCTCGGGGCCTCCGCGTCACAGTGGGAAACCCGCGAGCAGGCCAAGCGGACGCTGGAGTCGCAGTACGTCGCGCTCGCCGAGTCGATGAACGGCTCGGCCGATCTCACGATCGACTCGTACTCGTTCACCCAGAGTGAGTCGGGTCGGTCGCAGCTCGACATCGAGTACTCGGTCACCTACCAGGGGATCGAACGTGCCGTTGCCGACCAGCTGGTGTCGTCGCTGACGTCGGCCGAAGACGTCGACCTCAACCGCTCGGAGGCGCGCAACGTCTCCCAGCGCCTCCGGAACCTCACAGTGAACGAGCTCTCGGTCCGGTACGACCAGCGTCAGGGTTCGATCGAGGCCGGGATGAGCGCCGACCTCGACAACTACGACGGAGCCGTGCTCGCGGCGCTCGACGTCGCGGAAGCGACCGACATGCAAGCGCTCAACGCGGGCACCATGGCGGGGATGAACACGGCCGGCGTCGGGTCGATGCCCGCAAACACGGAGACGACGCCGACCACGTCGAACGTGACGTCCTCGAACGCGACAGCCACGAACGCCGCAGCCACGAGCGCGGCGTCGTTCAACCAGAGCCTCGAACGCTTCCGCAAGCAGTTCGAGGCCCAGCAGGCCGCGAACCTCACGCGGACGAGTACGTTCACCGCGAACGTCACGAAGAACTCCCCGCAAGCGCTCAGCGTCGACCTCGACTCACAGTCCCGGACCGAGAACTGGGGAGCGTACGTCGGCGAGCTGGAAGACCGCGACATCGAGACCAGTGATCTCGAATACGAGCTCCACGCCGCCACTGAGGGCGAGCGTGTCAACGTAACCGCCGCAGTCTCGGTCTCGGGCGAGAACCTCCTCAAGCAGGCGACGAACCAGATGCTCAACAGCAGCACCGGCCCGCAAGCGGGCCAGACTCGCGAGTACGTCACGGCGTTCCGCGAGGCGGGCTTCCGGAAGGGCCAGATGGACGTCTCGGTCGAAGACGGCCGGATGCAGCTGGAGACCGGCGCGGCCTTCGAGAACATGACGGCGCTGCGCGACGCGCTCGTCACCCTGGAGGGCGGACAGAACGTCCAGAGCGTCGTCGGTCAGACCGAGAACGGGACGACGACCTCCTACGTCCGGGTCGAGGGAGCCGTCCCNACCCTGGAGGGCGGACAGAACGTCCAGAGCGTCGTCGGTCAGACCGAGAACGGGACGACGACCTCCTACGTCCGGGTCGAGGGAGCCGTCCCGGAGAACGCCTCGGAATCACAGGTCCGCGAACTCGGGTACGTGGGTGAGGACACGTCGGTTCACCTTCCGAATGCGTGGGATCGGACGATTCCCTCGACAAACACCAGCCAGGCCAACGAGTATCTCGGGCTGACGGGTGCGAGCTCCGGACTGACCGGTCCCGGCTTCGGGGTCGTCGTTGCGGTTATCGCGCTCCTCGCCGGCGCGCTGGTCGCAGTCAGACGGCGGTAA
- a CDS encoding PIN domain-containing protein: MNDDYVPYPETIVIDANTIISATLTPGITREMLLTTEDELYSPAFIREEIATHRSVLRDKSGLSDAALDTLLDTLFTAIEILSEDRTNRSRETAEQTMEAIDPKDTLYVAAALELNAAIWSGDPDLHDQTLTPALTTEAIVARVRQAQRETDSECTRDE, encoded by the coding sequence ATGAATGACGACTACGTCCCATACCCTGAAACGATCGTTATTGACGCCAATACGATCATTTCGGCGACGTTGACCCCAGGGATTACGCGCGAAATGCTCCTCACAACCGAGGATGAACTCTATTCGCCCGCATTTATTCGCGAGGAGATTGCGACCCATCGCTCAGTGCTCAGAGACAAATCTGGTCTCTCTGATGCAGCGCTCGACACGCTTCTCGACACGCTGTTCACGGCAATCGAGATTCTTTCGGAAGATCGCACAAACCGGTCTCGGGAGACAGCAGAACAGACAATGGAGGCCATCGATCCCAAGGATACGCTCTATGTCGCTGCCGCGCTCGAACTCAATGCAGCAATCTGGAGCGGAGACCCCGATCTCCACGATCAGACACTCACACCCGCTCTCACAACGGAGGCAATTGTTGCTCGAGTCCGTCAGGCACAACGAGAGACCGATAGCGAATGCACCCGAGACGAGTGA
- a CDS encoding DUF7567 family protein — protein sequence MPIVETEDRYDGAFDELQCPVCGSEDWTHLVFQGVFCAECNTRCLLRDPAGDQGFIVKFDSKYTWLTDDAEMIPETEEYGATASGKWLGTPSTGYDRYWFSAMAEHLDDYDTNWKPAWEREDGGNGEPNYLIELPSNEVEAR from the coding sequence ATGCCGATCGTCGAAACCGAAGACCGCTACGACGGCGCGTTCGACGAACTCCAGTGTCCCGTGTGTGGCTCAGAGGACTGGACACATCTCGTTTTCCAAGGTGTGTTCTGTGCCGAGTGCAATACGCGCTGTCTCCTCCGCGACCCTGCCGGTGATCAAGGTTTCATCGTCAAGTTCGATAGCAAGTACACGTGGCTCACCGACGACGCCGAGATGATCCCTGAAACAGAGGAATACGGCGCTACCGCATCTGGCAAGTGGCTCGGAACTCCCAGTACTGGGTACGATCGCTACTGGTTCTCAGCCATGGCAGAACACCTCGACGACTACGACACCAACTGGAAGCCCGCGTGGGAACGAGAAGATGGCGGAAATGGCGAACCGAACTATCTCATCGAACTCCCGAGTAACGAGGTCGAAGCACGATGA
- a CDS encoding PH domain-containing protein, producing MASVETADWLHLTNDEEVLWDGHPSLYTIGSDILFSLVLIVVGIGLTAAFLIPLDWVPEALAQEWALLPLIFVAAGIVFFAIQYGMLRRTHYVITTEEVYRKEGLISQDVLKIRHDRIQNTTCSQSALERLFSFGDITIYTAGSDDLEILLTNVSQPQVVSEVLTEAFDNANSDEPADPQPL from the coding sequence ATGGCTTCCGTCGAAACAGCTGACTGGCTCCACTTGACCAATGACGAAGAGGTGCTCTGGGATGGGCATCCCTCCCTCTATACAATCGGGTCGGATATCCTGTTCAGCCTCGTTCTCATCGTCGTTGGCATCGGACTCACCGCTGCGTTCCTGATCCCGCTGGACTGGGTACCCGAAGCGCTCGCTCAAGAGTGGGCATTGCTTCCGCTCATTTTCGTCGCGGCTGGCATCGTGTTCTTCGCTATCCAGTACGGAATGCTCAGACGAACCCACTACGTGATCACAACTGAAGAGGTGTATCGAAAAGAGGGGCTGATCAGTCAGGATGTTCTCAAAATTCGCCACGATCGGATTCAGAATACCACCTGCAGCCAGTCAGCACTCGAACGGCTCTTCTCGTTCGGCGATATCACGATCTACACAGCTGGCTCGGATGATCTCGAGATACTTCTTACGAATGTATCACAACCGCAGGTCGTGAGCGAGGTACTTACCGAGGCGTTTGACAACGCCAATAGTGATGAGCCAGCAGACCCACAGCCACTTTGA